In one Dreissena polymorpha isolate Duluth1 chromosome 7, UMN_Dpol_1.0, whole genome shotgun sequence genomic region, the following are encoded:
- the LOC127836868 gene encoding BTB/POZ domain-containing protein 6-A-like, with protein sequence MTTVWQHSESFADTNLKMLDDEYLCDVILAAGNDHKRLKCHKFILASRSLVFHAMFCGALAESSDVINIPDIEEPILRILVRYLYSGKVELTADNVMHLMYAASKYDISGLETTCELFLKERIDPNNVCIILDQAIRFYYQGLKQHCLDFIKNTSKCVLESDAFVEMSVEGLKEVLVMNRMLCSESEVYLACKRWASKRIESTGKQATGEEIRNTLGDEIINLIRFPCMTSEEFTDFVSNDNVLTKEETHSVYQTIKEKKNVSKFKNETRGMTTKPYLFVRSLSVGKGAGMNSRFDRMANGFTFTVSTECAMLGVDMFLPVSRGSAECVFEILEGTRIIHSQSVQLCHNPGLKHKLFHLDKPIRLIGMQEYLITHRTTGAKLYGCFASLAKIRIHNMTLTFINLKVETSDVGTSANGPVFGCEQFNGFELSINTFD encoded by the exons atGACGACCGTGTGGCAGCATTCGGAATCCTTCGCCGACACAAATCTTAAGATGCTTGATGATGAGTATTTGTGTGACGTCATATTAGCTGCCGGAAACGACCACAAACGTCTAAAATGTCACAAATTTATTCTTGCCAGCCGCAGTCTGGTGTTTCACGCCATGTTTTGCGGCGCACTTGCTGAGTCAAGTGACGTCATTAACATACCGGATATCGAAGAGCCTATACTGAGGATTCTAGTGAG GTATTTATACAGCGGCAAAGTAGAACTAACCGCGGACAATGTCATGCATTTGATGTACGCTGCGAGTAAATACGATATTTCTGGATTGGAAACCACCTGTGAGTTATTCTTGAAAGAAAGGATCGATCCaaataatgtatgtataatattggATCAGGCCATACGTTTTTACTACCAGGGTCTGAAACAACATTGCTTAGACTTCATAAAAAATACATCGAAATGCGTTTTAGAATCTGACGCCTTTGTTGAAATGTCAGTGGAGGGACTGAAAGAGGTTTTAGTAATGAACAGAATGTTGTGCAGTGAAAGTGAAGTGTACCTAGCATGCAAAAGGTGGGCTTCAAAGAGGATTGAATCCACTGGGAAACAGGCAACAGGAGAAGAAATTCGGAATACACTTGGAGACGAGATTATCAACCTTATCAGATTTCCATGCATGACTTCAGAAGAGTTCACGGATTTTGTGTCGAATGATAATGTTCTCACCAAAGAAGAAACACATTCCGTTTATCAAacaataaaagaaaagaaaaatgtcTCAAAGTTTAAAAACGAAACTAGGGGAATGACGACCAAACCATACCTATTTGTCAGAAGTTTGAGTGTGGGTAAGGGTGCCGGTATGAACTCGAGGTTTGATCGTATGGCAAATGGTTTCACTTTTACAGTTTCGACTGAATGTGCAATGCTAGGTGTTGATATGTTTCTTCCTGTTTCAAGAGGTTCTGCGGAATGCGTGTTTGAGATTCTGGAGGGTACTAGAATAATACATTCACAAAGCGTTCAGCTGTGTCACAATCCTGGACTGAAACACAAACTTTTCCATCTTGACAAACCTATTCGTCTTATTGGCATGCAGGAATATTTAATCACACACAGAACAACGGGGGCGAAACTTTATGGCTGCTTTGCAAGTTTAGCGAAAATACGCATTCATAATATGACATTGACGTTCATCAACTTGAAGGTCGAAACAAGTGATGTCGGAACAAGTGCTAATGGACCTGTCTTTGGCTGCGAACAGTTTAACGGGTTTGAATTGTCAATAAATACATTTGACTAA